A window of the Pseudomonas sp. B21_DOA genome harbors these coding sequences:
- a CDS encoding SCP2 domain-containing protein — protein MLLTGLLASVELGLNRVLRLDSTALPRLAHLTGKVIAVDCRSPALQLFILPSDEGLMLASQWAADVDCTLRAPASSLVKLALSKDKTAVLHAPEVELDGNSGVLLELAGVLQDLELDWEYELSRWLGPVATQLLGGHLRSRARWYQQGFASLNQNLAEYLAEESRTLVGQREAEARFSELDRIKLDLERLEARFERLSRSLDPSDNA, from the coding sequence ATGTTGCTTACCGGGCTGCTCGCCAGCGTCGAACTCGGCCTCAACCGGGTGCTGCGTCTCGACAGCACGGCGCTGCCGCGCCTGGCGCATCTGACCGGCAAGGTGATTGCCGTCGACTGCCGCAGCCCGGCGCTGCAATTGTTCATTCTGCCCAGCGATGAGGGCCTGATGCTGGCTTCGCAGTGGGCAGCGGATGTCGATTGCACGTTGCGTGCACCGGCCTCAAGCCTGGTGAAACTGGCCCTGAGCAAAGACAAGACCGCCGTGCTGCACGCACCGGAAGTCGAGCTCGATGGCAACAGCGGCGTGTTGCTGGAACTGGCCGGCGTACTGCAAGACCTCGAGCTGGACTGGGAGTACGAACTCTCGCGCTGGCTCGGCCCGGTCGCCACGCAACTGCTCGGTGGCCATCTGCGCAGCCGCGCGCGCTGGTATCAACAAGGATTTGCCAGCCTCAACCAGAATCTTGCCGAATACCTCGCCGAAGAATCGCGCACCCTCGTCGGGCAACGCGAAGCCGAGGCGCGATTCAGCGAACTGGACCGGATCAAACTTGATCTGGAACGACTCGAGGCGCGTTTCGAGCGCCTTTCCCGATCCCTCGACCCAAGCGATAACGCATGA
- a CDS encoding polyhydroxyalkanoic acid system family protein: protein MAKISVERAHTLGKEAAREKADKLAKKLNEQYGLEPQWSGDTLNLKRSGVKGEVHVADDSIRVDVELGLMMSAMSGMIKAEIEKALDKALA from the coding sequence ATGGCCAAAATCAGTGTTGAGCGCGCCCACACCCTGGGCAAGGAAGCCGCCCGCGAGAAGGCCGACAAATTGGCCAAAAAGCTAAATGAACAATACGGCCTGGAGCCGCAGTGGTCGGGCGATACCTTGAACCTCAAGCGCTCGGGCGTAAAAGGCGAAGTGCATGTGGCGGACGATTCGATCCGGGTCGACGTCGAACTGGGCCTGATGATGTCGGCCATGAGCGGCATGATCAAAGCCGAGATCGAGAAAGCCCTCGACAAAGCCCTCGCCTGA
- a CDS encoding phasin family protein, with protein MAGKKNTDKESSSWVGKVESYSRKIWLAGLGVYSKIDTDGSKLFDALVKDGEKAEKLTKTAVGKKVEDSTSSAKSRISGVKDRAMGKWDELEGAFDKRLNSAISRLGVPSRNEVKALNAKVDTLTKQIEKLTGLKAQPVAAKTAAAKPASKTAAAKPAAKTAAKPLAKAAAKPAAKAATKTAAAKPATKAAAKPVAAKAAAKPAAKAAAKPAAKTAAKPAAKTAAAKPAAKPAAKPAAAKKPAVKKPAAPKAAAPKPAATPSTAPTAPASAANSAAAPTAAATPTAASTPSTPSSQS; from the coding sequence ATGGCTGGCAAAAAGAACACCGATAAAGAAAGCAGCTCGTGGGTCGGGAAGGTCGAGTCCTACTCCCGCAAAATCTGGCTGGCTGGTTTAGGCGTGTACTCGAAGATCGACACTGACGGCAGCAAACTCTTCGATGCATTGGTCAAAGACGGCGAGAAAGCCGAGAAGCTCACCAAGACTGCTGTCGGCAAGAAAGTCGAGGACTCGACCTCCTCGGCCAAGTCGCGCATCAGCGGCGTGAAGGACCGCGCCATGGGCAAGTGGGACGAGCTGGAAGGCGCATTCGACAAGCGTCTGAACAGCGCGATTTCGCGCCTGGGTGTACCGAGCCGCAATGAGGTCAAGGCACTCAACGCCAAGGTCGATACGCTGACCAAACAGATCGAGAAACTCACCGGTCTGAAAGCTCAGCCTGTGGCGGCGAAAACCGCTGCGGCGAAACCTGCCAGTAAAACTGCAGCGGCCAAACCTGCGGCGAAAACCGCAGCCAAGCCACTGGCCAAAGCGGCAGCAAAACCTGCTGCGAAAGCTGCGACCAAAACTGCGGCCGCCAAGCCTGCGACCAAAGCTGCCGCCAAACCGGTTGCCGCCAAAGCCGCTGCGAAACCGGCAGCCAAAGCAGCAGCAAAACCTGCGGCTAAAACTGCAGCGAAACCAGCAGCGAAGACCGCTGCCGCCAAACCTGCTGCGAAGCCTGCGGCCAAACCGGCTGCGGCGAAAAAGCCTGCTGTGAAAAAACCGGCCGCGCCGAAAGCCGCTGCGCCAAAACCGGCCGCTACGCCATCGACTGCTCCAACAGCCCCGGCCAGCGCGGCAAACTCCGCTGCGGCACCTACGGCAGCAGCTACACCGACTGCAGCATCGACACCGTCGACGCCATCCAGTCAGTCCTGA
- the ubiB gene encoding ubiquinone biosynthesis regulatory protein kinase UbiB translates to MKLLAVRRLLRIQRVVIRYRLDDLLFDLPLPWFLLAVRFLLPWRWLPRKPLELNRGARLRLALQDLGPIFIKFGQILSTRRDLLPEDIADELMLLQDRVPPFDSQVSIKLIEEQLGKKISEVFSRFDVAPLASASVAQVHAAQLKSGEEVVVKVIRPGLKPVIAQDLAWLFILARAAEKFSADARLLHPVDVVQDYEKTIYDELDLLREAANASQLRRNFEGSQLLYVPQVYWDWCRPKVLVMERIYGIQVTDLATLADQRTDMKMLAERGVEIFFTQVFRDSFFHADMHPGNIFVSTVNPWSPQYIAIDCGIVGSLTPEDQDYLARNLFAFFKRDYRRVAQLHIDSGWVPAETKLNEFEAAIRTVCEPIFEKPLKDISFGQVLMRLFQTARRFNMEVQPQLVLLQKTLLNIEGLGRQLYPDLDLWNTAQPFLERWMRERVSPKALLGNVQSQLEQIPHLSNMARDLLERMSQPHAKDPPPPWRKRKDDWFLRLLGCAHLAGGAILAAGGPLTEWSHWPAGIMIAVGLYLVVRR, encoded by the coding sequence ATGAAGCTGCTTGCCGTCCGCCGTCTGTTGCGCATCCAGCGCGTCGTGATCCGCTACCGCCTCGATGACCTGCTGTTCGATCTGCCACTGCCCTGGTTTCTTCTGGCCGTGCGCTTTTTGCTGCCGTGGCGCTGGCTGCCGCGCAAGCCGCTGGAGCTCAATCGTGGCGCGCGCTTGCGCCTGGCATTGCAGGATCTGGGGCCGATCTTCATCAAGTTCGGGCAGATTCTTTCGACCCGCCGCGACCTGTTGCCGGAAGACATCGCCGATGAGCTGATGCTGCTGCAGGACCGCGTGCCGCCGTTCGATTCGCAAGTGTCGATCAAGCTGATCGAAGAACAGCTGGGCAAGAAAATCAGCGAAGTGTTCAGCCGTTTCGACGTTGCCCCTCTGGCCTCGGCTTCGGTGGCGCAGGTGCACGCGGCGCAGCTGAAAAGCGGCGAAGAAGTCGTGGTGAAGGTCATTCGCCCGGGCCTGAAACCGGTGATCGCGCAGGATCTGGCGTGGCTGTTCATTCTTGCCCGCGCCGCCGAGAAATTCTCCGCTGACGCGCGCCTGTTGCACCCGGTCGACGTGGTACAGGATTACGAAAAGACCATTTACGACGAACTCGATCTGTTGCGCGAGGCGGCCAACGCCAGCCAGTTACGCCGCAACTTCGAAGGCTCGCAGCTGCTTTATGTACCGCAAGTCTATTGGGATTGGTGCCGGCCGAAAGTGCTGGTGATGGAGCGCATCTACGGCATTCAGGTCACCGATCTGGCGACCCTTGCCGACCAGCGCACCGACATGAAAATGCTCGCCGAGCGTGGTGTGGAGATTTTCTTCACTCAGGTGTTCCGCGACAGCTTCTTCCACGCCGACATGCACCCGGGCAACATCTTCGTCAGCACGGTGAACCCGTGGAGCCCGCAGTACATCGCGATCGACTGCGGCATCGTCGGCAGCCTGACCCCGGAAGACCAGGATTATCTGGCGCGCAACCTGTTCGCTTTCTTCAAGCGTGACTACCGCCGTGTGGCGCAGTTGCACATCGATTCGGGCTGGGTGCCGGCGGAAACCAAACTCAACGAATTCGAAGCGGCGATCCGTACGGTGTGCGAACCGATCTTCGAAAAACCGTTAAAAGATATTTCATTTGGCCAGGTGCTGATGCGCCTGTTCCAGACCGCACGCCGTTTCAACATGGAAGTGCAGCCGCAACTGGTGCTGTTGCAGAAGACCTTGCTGAACATCGAAGGCCTCGGTCGCCAGCTGTATCCGGATCTGGATCTGTGGAACACCGCGCAGCCGTTTCTCGAGCGCTGGATGCGCGAACGCGTCAGCCCGAAAGCCTTGCTGGGCAACGTGCAGAGCCAGCTGGAGCAAATTCCGCACCTGTCGAACATGGCCCGCGACCTGCTCGAACGCATGTCGCAACCTCACGCCAAAGACCCACCGCCGCCGTGGCGCAAACGCAAGGACGACTGGTTCCTGCGCCTGCTCGGCTGCGCGCATCTGGCCGGCGGCGCGATCCTCGCTGCGGGCGGCCCGTTGACCGAGTGGTCGCACTGGCCCGCCGGAATCATGATCGCGGTCGGTTTGTATCTGGTCGTTCGCCGATAG
- the ubiE gene encoding bifunctional demethylmenaquinone methyltransferase/2-methoxy-6-polyprenyl-1,4-benzoquinol methylase UbiE yields the protein MTDQRKGSDAEPTTHFGFKNVPESQKAEKVAEVFHSVAAKYDLMNDLLSGGMHRLWKRFAIELSGVRSGNRVLDIAGGTGDLTRKFSNLVGPTGQVVLADINESMLKVGRDRLLDLGVAGNVEFVQADAEKLPFPDNHFDCVTIAFGLRNVTHKEDALRSMLRVLKPGGRLLVLEFSKPTNALMSKAYDAYSFAFMPLMGKLITNDSESYRYLAESIRMHPNQETLKSMMVEAGFDRVTYHNMTAGIVALHRGIKP from the coding sequence ATGACTGATCAGCGCAAAGGCAGCGATGCCGAACCCACCACTCACTTCGGCTTCAAAAACGTTCCGGAAAGCCAGAAAGCGGAAAAAGTCGCTGAGGTTTTCCATTCCGTAGCCGCGAAATACGACCTGATGAACGACCTTCTGTCGGGCGGCATGCACCGTCTGTGGAAGCGGTTCGCGATCGAGCTTTCCGGCGTGCGCAGCGGCAACCGCGTGCTCGACATCGCCGGTGGCACCGGCGACCTGACCCGCAAGTTCTCGAACCTCGTCGGCCCGACCGGCCAGGTCGTGCTGGCCGACATCAACGAATCGATGCTCAAGGTCGGCCGTGATCGCCTGCTCGATCTCGGCGTTGCCGGCAACGTCGAATTCGTCCAGGCCGACGCGGAAAAACTGCCGTTCCCGGACAACCATTTCGACTGCGTGACCATCGCCTTCGGCCTGCGCAACGTCACGCACAAAGAAGACGCGCTGCGTTCGATGCTGCGCGTGCTCAAGCCCGGCGGGCGCCTGCTGGTGCTGGAATTCTCCAAGCCGACCAACGCACTTATGTCCAAAGCCTACGACGCCTACTCGTTCGCCTTCATGCCGCTGATGGGCAAGCTGATCACCAACGATTCGGAAAGCTATCGCTACCTGGCCGAATCGATCCGCATGCACCCGAATCAGGAAACCCTGAAGTCGATGATGGTCGAGGCCGGTTTCGACCGCGTGACCTATCACAACATGACCGCAGGCATCGTCGCCCTGCACCGCGGCATCAAGCCCTGA
- the phaC gene encoding class II poly(R)-hydroxyalkanoic acid synthase, translated as MREKPATGVVPSPAVFINAQSAIAGLRGRDLLSTLRSVAAHGLRNPLHSARHALKLGGQLGRVLLGETLHPTNPQDSRFADPAWSLNPFYRRSLQAYLAWQKQVKSWIDEGDMSPEDRARAHFAFTLLNDAVAPSNTLLNPLAVKELFNSGGQSLVRGLSHLFDDLLHNDGLPRQVTKQAFEVGKTVATTSGSVVFRNEMFELIQYKSMSEKQYAKPLLVVPPQINKYYIFDLSPQNSFVQYALKNSLQTFMISWRNPDVRHREWGLSSYVEAVEEAMNMCRAITGAREVNLMGACAGGLTIAALQGHLQAKRQLRRVASATYLVSLLDSQIETPATLFADEQTLEAAKRRSYQRGVLDGRDMAKVFAWMRPNDLIWSYFVNNYLLGKEPPAFDILYWNNDNTRLPAALHGDLLDFFKHNPLIHAGGLEVCGTPIDLQKVNVDSFSVAGMNDHITPWDAVYRSTLLLGGERRFVLSNSGHVQSILNPPSNSKAAYVENAKLSSDPRAWYYDAKHVDGSWWPQWLEWVAQRSGALNETRTTLGNPNYPPMEAAPGTYVHVR; from the coding sequence ATGCGCGAAAAACCAGCGACGGGCGTGGTGCCCAGCCCCGCCGTGTTTATCAACGCCCAGAGTGCGATCGCCGGTCTGCGTGGCAGGGACCTGCTGTCGACACTGCGCAGCGTCGCCGCCCACGGCTTGCGCAATCCTTTGCACAGCGCCAGGCACGCGCTGAAGCTTGGCGGGCAGTTGGGCCGCGTACTGCTCGGCGAAACCCTGCACCCGACCAATCCGCAAGACAGCCGCTTCGCCGATCCGGCGTGGAGCCTCAACCCGTTTTACCGGCGCAGTCTGCAGGCGTATCTGGCCTGGCAGAAACAGGTCAAGAGCTGGATCGATGAGGGCGACATGAGCCCTGAAGATCGCGCCCGTGCGCACTTCGCTTTCACCCTGCTCAATGACGCCGTAGCGCCATCCAATACCCTGCTCAATCCGCTGGCGGTCAAGGAGCTGTTCAATTCCGGCGGGCAGAGCCTGGTGCGTGGCCTGAGCCATCTTTTCGATGATCTTTTGCACAACGACGGCCTGCCACGGCAAGTGACCAAACAAGCATTCGAGGTTGGCAAAACCGTGGCGACCACCAGCGGATCGGTGGTGTTTCGCAATGAAATGTTCGAGCTGATCCAGTACAAGTCGATGAGCGAAAAGCAGTACGCCAAGCCGCTGCTGGTGGTGCCGCCGCAAATCAACAAGTACTACATCTTCGATCTGAGCCCGCAGAACAGCTTCGTCCAGTACGCCCTGAAAAACAGCCTGCAGACGTTCATGATCAGTTGGCGCAATCCTGATGTGCGCCATCGCGAGTGGGGCCTGTCGAGTTACGTCGAAGCGGTCGAAGAAGCGATGAACATGTGCCGGGCGATTACCGGTGCGCGGGAAGTCAACCTGATGGGCGCCTGCGCCGGCGGCCTGACCATCGCCGCCCTGCAAGGCCATCTGCAGGCCAAACGGCAACTGCGCCGGGTCGCCAGCGCGACGTACCTGGTCAGCCTGCTCGACAGCCAGATCGAGACCCCGGCCACGCTGTTCGCCGATGAACAAACACTGGAAGCGGCCAAGCGACGCTCGTACCAGCGAGGCGTGCTCGACGGTCGCGACATGGCCAAGGTCTTCGCCTGGATGCGCCCCAACGATTTGATCTGGAGCTATTTCGTCAACAACTACCTGCTGGGCAAGGAGCCGCCAGCTTTCGACATCCTCTACTGGAACAACGACAACACACGCCTGCCGGCGGCGCTGCACGGCGATCTGCTGGACTTCTTCAAGCACAACCCGCTGATCCACGCGGGCGGCCTCGAGGTGTGCGGCACGCCGATCGACCTGCAGAAGGTCAACGTCGACAGCTTCAGCGTCGCCGGCATGAACGACCACATCACGCCATGGGACGCGGTGTATCGCTCGACCCTGCTGCTCGGTGGCGAGCGACGCTTCGTGCTGTCCAACAGCGGCCACGTGCAGAGCATCCTCAACCCGCCGAGCAACTCGAAAGCTGCCTACGTCGAGAACGCCAAGCTGAGCAGCGACCCGCGTGCCTGGTACTACGATGCCAAACACGTCGACGGCAGCTGGTGGCCGCAGTGGCTGGAATGGGTCGCGCAGCGCTCGGGCGCCCTGAATGAGACTCGCACCACCCTCGGCAATCCGAACTATCCACCGATGGAAGCGGCACCCGGCACCTATGTGCATGTGCGCTGA